A genomic stretch from Chitinophaga lutea includes:
- a CDS encoding GTP-binding protein gives MNNTFQLTPAMLQPLRKKLPVTVLSGFLGAGKTTLLNHILHNKEQLRVAVIVNDMSEVNIDAQLVRNANVLHHTEEKLVEMSNGCICCTLREDLLQEVQRLAAENRFDYLLIESSGISEPLPVAQTFTYRDEQLGIDLGAFSRLDTLVTVVDAFNFSRDYADRGMIADDGRAIVNLLTDQIEFANVIVLNKCDLVPAAQVATLKALLRKLNAAAHIVEATQAKVPLREILNTGLFDFETTSQSAGWIAELEKEHVPETEEYGISSFVYRSQAPFHPARFWRLIQEQWPEGIIRSKGLCWIASRPDVAINWSQAGASLMADKAGQWWCSIPEAEWQLGAASEKMVRDRWHPVFADRYNEIVIIGQQLQPREITRILDSCLCNEAEIARWRKGEAFADPFPAL, from the coding sequence ATGAACAACACTTTCCAACTGACACCTGCCATGCTGCAGCCCCTGCGGAAGAAATTACCGGTTACGGTACTCAGCGGCTTTCTCGGCGCGGGTAAAACCACCCTGCTCAACCACATCCTGCACAACAAGGAGCAACTCCGTGTGGCCGTTATCGTAAACGACATGAGCGAAGTGAACATCGACGCACAACTGGTGCGTAACGCAAACGTGCTCCACCACACCGAAGAAAAACTGGTGGAAATGAGCAACGGCTGCATCTGCTGTACGCTGCGGGAAGACCTTTTACAGGAAGTACAGCGCCTCGCCGCGGAAAACCGCTTCGACTACCTGCTCATCGAATCCAGCGGCATCTCGGAACCGCTGCCGGTGGCGCAAACCTTTACTTACCGCGATGAACAGCTGGGCATCGACCTGGGCGCTTTCAGTCGCCTCGATACGCTGGTGACCGTGGTGGATGCTTTCAATTTTTCCCGCGACTATGCGGACCGCGGCATGATCGCGGACGATGGCCGCGCCATCGTGAACCTGCTGACGGACCAGATAGAATTCGCCAATGTGATCGTGCTGAATAAATGCGATCTGGTGCCGGCCGCACAGGTGGCCACGCTCAAGGCGTTGCTCCGCAAATTGAACGCCGCCGCGCACATCGTGGAGGCTACACAGGCGAAAGTGCCGCTCCGCGAAATACTGAACACGGGGCTGTTTGATTTTGAAACGACGTCGCAAAGTGCCGGCTGGATAGCCGAGCTGGAAAAGGAACACGTGCCCGAAACGGAGGAGTACGGCATCAGTTCCTTTGTATACCGTAGCCAGGCGCCCTTTCATCCTGCCCGTTTCTGGCGGCTGATACAGGAGCAGTGGCCGGAAGGGATCATCCGCAGCAAAGGCCTGTGCTGGATCGCCTCGCGGCCGGATGTCGCTATTAACTGGAGCCAGGCCGGGGCCTCGCTGATGGCCGACAAAGCCGGTCAATGGTGGTGCTCCATCCCGGAAGCGGAATGGCAACTCGGCGCCGCTTCCGAAAAAATGGTGCGGGACCGCTGGCACCCCGTTTTTGCGGACCGTTACAACGAAATCGTGATCATCGGCCAGCAATTGCAGCCGCGGGAGATCACGCGGATCCTGGATAGTTGTTTATGCAATGAAGCGGAAATAGCGCGGTGGCGGAAAGGGGAGGCGTTCGCGGATCCGTTTCCGGCGCTGTAA
- a CDS encoding MerC domain-containing protein — translation MNLFSKWNLDALGIGASLACAVHCVLLPLVVTALPLLGFELFENENLEYGLLAFSFVVGYTALFRGYRKHHRHLKPLLLFSAGFAGLLAGHFLAPESLEPFVIIAGAGLIVWAHLRNIKECKNCKVCRHEDEVCENNA, via the coding sequence ATGAACCTCTTCTCAAAATGGAATCTGGATGCACTTGGTATAGGCGCTTCACTCGCCTGCGCGGTGCATTGCGTGTTATTGCCGCTGGTAGTTACCGCTTTGCCGCTGCTGGGATTCGAGCTGTTTGAAAATGAAAACCTGGAGTACGGGTTGCTGGCATTTTCATTTGTAGTGGGTTACACCGCACTTTTCAGGGGATACAGAAAGCACCATCGCCACCTGAAGCCGCTGCTGCTCTTTTCGGCAGGCTTTGCGGGCCTGCTGGCAGGGCATTTCCTGGCGCCGGAATCCCTGGAGCCGTTTGTGATCATTGCCGGTGCGGGCCTCATTGTATGGGCGCATCTACGGAATATCAAAGAATGCAAAAACTGTAAAGTGTGCCGGCACGAAGATGAGGTTTGTGAAAACAATGCCTGA
- a CDS encoding ABC transporter ATP-binding protein, giving the protein MIYTKNLAYAHPGGRQLEFPDITCKSGEVLLIAGQSGTGKTTLLHLLAGLLRPTRGRINVADSFIEEFSPAAMDAFRGRHIGIIYQQSHFIASLSLRENLVLPVALGHHRAQAGRLQAVAEKLGISALLYKKPARLSQGEQQRASIARALMQQPGLLLADEPTASLDDHNCAAVAQLLAEQAREQNAALLIVTHDSRLKEIFANQITLS; this is encoded by the coding sequence ATGATCTACACCAAAAACCTTGCTTACGCCCATCCTGGCGGCCGCCAGCTGGAGTTTCCGGATATCACCTGCAAAAGCGGCGAGGTACTGCTCATCGCCGGTCAGTCAGGCACGGGTAAAACAACTTTATTGCACCTGCTGGCAGGTTTGCTGCGGCCAACCCGGGGGCGTATCAACGTGGCGGACAGTTTTATCGAGGAATTCTCACCTGCCGCCATGGACGCGTTCCGCGGCCGACATATCGGCATCATTTATCAGCAGTCGCATTTCATCGCCTCGCTCTCCCTGCGCGAAAACCTGGTGCTGCCTGTTGCGCTGGGCCACCATCGTGCACAGGCGGGCCGTTTGCAGGCCGTTGCGGAAAAACTGGGCATCTCCGCTTTATTGTATAAAAAACCCGCACGCCTCAGCCAGGGTGAGCAGCAAAGAGCCTCCATCGCCCGCGCACTGATGCAGCAACCGGGGCTTTTGCTGGCAGACGAGCCCACCGCCAGCCTCGACGATCACAACTGCGCCGCCGTGGCCCAACTGCTGGCCGAACAGGCAAGGGAGCAAAACGCCGCGCTGCTGATCGTTACGCACGACAGCCGCCTGAAAGAAATATTTGCCAACCAGATAACCTTGTCATGA
- a CDS encoding ABC transporter permease — protein MILRIAFKNLLHKPLYAGLCWLLLTCSTAVLLLLIALNRQAREQLEKQIAGVDMVLGAKGSPLQLILSSVYNLDAPTGNIALRDAQRFMQHPLVEYAIPVSLGDSYQGFRIIGTTPAYLDKYQLKPAAGTLFSKPMEVVIGAGVAKRTGLALGASFAGTHGLGEKGHVHEEHQYVVKGILPATGLSIDQLILTPLESVWAIHETKVRVRDEADHGREHDEAGASHSHDHTDDTVSPEIHSHDQDSDKPGEVSSGDNSGPDNREKPEHGHDSENRAAESTSGNNGSEEGHPGGAGISVISPDTQITAVLMKFKNPLAQLQLPRMINENTNMQAAVPAIEINRLQSLLGSGTVVLRILGWLLAALAACSIFVMLVQGTHERRYELALLRSMGCGRGRLLALVLAEAAILGIAGIAGGFLLSRLGGWLLQQEVFTKYHLNFSGAWKITQADLLTAAAILAACLLAALFPAIRAFRLNISKTLANA, from the coding sequence ATGATCCTGCGCATCGCTTTCAAAAACCTGTTACATAAACCTTTGTACGCCGGCCTTTGCTGGCTGCTGCTTACCTGCAGCACCGCGGTGCTGTTGCTGCTCATCGCCCTCAACCGCCAGGCGCGCGAACAACTGGAAAAACAAATCGCCGGAGTGGACATGGTGCTCGGCGCCAAAGGCAGCCCGCTGCAGCTCATTCTTTCCAGCGTTTACAATCTTGACGCCCCCACCGGCAACATCGCTCTCCGTGATGCACAACGGTTCATGCAGCATCCGCTGGTGGAATACGCCATTCCCGTATCGCTCGGGGATTCCTACCAGGGGTTCCGGATCATCGGCACTACACCGGCATACCTCGATAAATACCAGCTGAAACCTGCAGCCGGCACGCTTTTCAGCAAACCGATGGAAGTGGTGATCGGCGCCGGTGTGGCAAAACGTACGGGGCTTGCGCTGGGCGCCAGTTTTGCCGGCACGCACGGGCTAGGGGAAAAGGGACATGTGCATGAAGAACATCAGTATGTAGTGAAAGGCATTCTCCCGGCTACCGGGCTTTCCATCGACCAGCTGATCCTGACGCCGCTGGAAAGCGTGTGGGCGATTCATGAAACGAAAGTGCGGGTGCGGGACGAGGCGGATCATGGGCGCGAACATGATGAGGCCGGCGCTTCCCATTCACATGATCATACAGATGATACTGTTTCCCCCGAAATTCATTCACATGATCAGGACAGCGATAAACCCGGTGAAGTTTCGTCTGGAGACAATTCCGGTCCGGATAACCGTGAAAAACCGGAGCATGGTCACGACAGTGAAAATCGCGCGGCAGAAAGTACATCCGGCAACAACGGTTCTGAAGAGGGCCACCCTGGAGGCGCCGGCATTTCTGTAATTTCTCCCGACACCCAGATCACTGCCGTGCTGATGAAGTTCAAAAACCCGCTGGCGCAATTGCAGCTGCCGCGCATGATCAACGAAAACACCAATATGCAGGCCGCGGTGCCTGCCATTGAAATCAACCGCCTGCAGTCGCTGCTGGGCTCCGGCACCGTCGTCCTCCGTATTCTCGGCTGGCTTTTGGCCGCGCTGGCGGCCTGCAGTATATTTGTGATGCTGGTGCAGGGCACGCACGAGCGCCGTTACGAACTGGCATTGCTGCGCAGCATGGGCTGCGGCCGCGGCCGCCTCCTGGCGCTGGTGTTGGCGGAAGCGGCCATCCTGGGCATCGCCGGTATCGCCGGCGGATTTTTGCTCAGCAGGCTCGGCGGCTGGTTGCTGCAACAGGAAGTTTTTACAAAATACCACCTGAATTTTTCAGGGGCATGGAAGATCACGCAGGCCGACCTGCTGACCGCCGCGGCCATACTCGCGGCCTGCCTGCTGGCAGCGCTCTTCCCCGCCATCCGGGCGTTCCGGCTGAATATCTCTAAAACACTGGCAAATGCTTAG
- a CDS encoding DUF3299 domain-containing protein yields MLRIEKILIGVMAFTFVSCSNISQWCKHGNAATGYLSQILSLRKQAGYTENLPVSTVTYQDTTVKKVTWKQLSDVIFDRKWDEKMQMPMLYPSFSRSIKALNGKTIRISGYMVPVDAKGGMYVLSSNPNSSCFFCGGAGPETVMALKFKSGKPSFETDDYVSFQGRLRLNEKNIYELYYNLDDAVFVGK; encoded by the coding sequence ATGCTTAGAATAGAAAAAATACTGATCGGCGTAATGGCTTTTACCTTCGTTTCGTGCTCCAATATTTCACAATGGTGCAAACACGGCAACGCCGCTACGGGCTACCTCAGCCAGATCCTCAGCCTGCGCAAACAAGCCGGGTATACGGAGAACCTGCCCGTTTCCACCGTCACCTACCAAGACACGACGGTTAAGAAAGTAACCTGGAAACAACTCTCCGATGTGATCTTCGACCGCAAGTGGGACGAAAAGATGCAAATGCCCATGCTCTACCCTTCCTTTTCACGCAGTATCAAGGCGCTCAACGGCAAAACCATCCGCATCAGCGGCTACATGGTGCCTGTAGACGCCAAGGGCGGCATGTATGTGCTTTCATCCAATCCCAACAGCTCCTGCTTCTTCTGCGGCGGGGCGGGCCCGGAAACCGTAATGGCCCTCAAATTCAAATCCGGCAAACCCTCCTTTGAAACGGACGACTACGTAAGTTTCCAGGGAAGGCTAAGGCTCAATGAGAAAAACATATACGAATTATACTATAATTTGGACGATGCCGTATTTGTGGGTAAATAA
- a CDS encoding SCO family protein, with amino-acid sequence MSKKAIFYIVFFVVLSIGFMGYSGLMIKEGTGEFFGKEKLPVLGTPGHKVQGFNLTNQDGKTVTQDNVKGKIYVAEYFFTTCTNICPVMNKNMEKIYQKYGQTPNFMILSHTSDPDYDSIPVLKAYAEKHGADSKNWHFLTGDKRHLYKLARESYLVDDGTFTGEDDFIHTQWFALVDGDGQIRGLYEGTKDKDIEKLIKDIDRLMHE; translated from the coding sequence ATGTCTAAAAAAGCGATCTTTTATATTGTGTTTTTTGTGGTCCTGAGCATCGGTTTTATGGGTTACTCCGGACTGATGATCAAGGAAGGAACGGGCGAGTTTTTCGGGAAAGAGAAGCTGCCGGTACTGGGCACACCCGGTCACAAGGTGCAGGGTTTTAACCTCACGAACCAGGACGGAAAAACCGTGACGCAGGATAACGTGAAAGGGAAAATCTATGTGGCGGAGTACTTTTTCACCACCTGCACGAACATCTGCCCGGTGATGAACAAAAACATGGAAAAAATCTATCAGAAATACGGCCAGACGCCCAACTTCATGATTCTTTCCCATACGTCCGATCCCGATTATGACTCCATCCCCGTGCTGAAGGCGTACGCGGAGAAACACGGTGCGGATTCGAAAAACTGGCATTTCCTCACCGGCGACAAACGCCACCTGTATAAACTGGCCCGTGAAAGTTACCTCGTGGACGATGGTACTTTTACCGGCGAAGACGACTTCATACACACCCAGTGGTTTGCGCTGGTGGACGGCGACGGACAGATCCGCGGCTTGTATGAAGGCACCAAAGACAAAGACATTGAAAAGCTGATCAAAGACATTGACCGGCTCATGCATGAATAA
- a CDS encoding Fur family transcriptional regulator codes for MLAKQKELIVQLLRSSKLSITDTRVKILELFLKSNGALEHADFEKLSGKSFDRVTIYRTLQTFLDKGIVHKIPTTDTSVRYAICKSECGEHDHHDHHVHFRCEECGSTRCLEETDIPVISLPKGYDMRNVEVVVSGVCKECK; via the coding sequence ATGCTTGCAAAACAAAAAGAACTCATTGTGCAGTTGTTGCGCTCCAGTAAACTCAGTATTACGGATACGCGTGTTAAAATCCTGGAGCTCTTTCTGAAAAGTAACGGCGCACTTGAACATGCTGATTTTGAAAAGTTGAGCGGGAAATCGTTCGACAGGGTCACCATTTACCGCACCCTGCAAACATTCCTCGATAAGGGCATTGTACATAAAATCCCTACCACAGACACTTCTGTGCGGTATGCCATCTGCAAATCAGAATGCGGCGAGCACGATCACCACGATCATCATGTGCACTTCCGCTGCGAAGAATGCGGCAGCACCCGTTGCCTCGAAGAAACGGACATCCCCGTTATTTCCCTGCCGAAGGGGTATGATATGCGGAATGTGGAAGTAGTCGTAAGCGGCGTGTGCAAGGAGTGTAAATAA
- a CDS encoding DUF6624 domain-containing protein, with protein MKRLIILLFPALAAAVALQAQVPTNPALARSMDSIFKRDQLYRQLLYAIDTNQVLKDSIARAARIPAQRDRVVEYLVNEMAIIDSANLRFIDSIIKKQGYPGKTVLGAQKAFIPWLIIHHADPDVLAAYMPVFKEAVDKGEMLFANYAYSLDRMLVGQGKEQRYGSQVAEGVMKKTGKKMKFIWPLEEPARVNERRKTAGIDGTIEEYARLHGFEYQVVKLGDFRMEEE; from the coding sequence ATGAAACGCCTCATTATACTGTTGTTTCCGGCCCTCGCGGCCGCCGTTGCCCTGCAGGCGCAGGTACCTACCAATCCTGCGCTTGCACGGTCGATGGACAGTATTTTCAAAAGGGACCAGTTATACCGGCAACTCCTTTACGCCATCGATACCAACCAGGTGCTGAAAGACTCCATCGCCCGCGCCGCGCGCATTCCCGCGCAGCGCGACAGGGTAGTCGAATATCTTGTGAATGAGATGGCCATCATCGACTCCGCCAATCTCCGTTTCATCGATTCCATCATCAAAAAGCAGGGCTATCCAGGCAAAACCGTGCTGGGTGCGCAAAAAGCATTTATCCCCTGGCTCATCATTCACCACGCCGATCCGGATGTGCTGGCGGCGTATATGCCTGTTTTTAAGGAAGCCGTGGATAAGGGAGAAATGCTGTTCGCCAATTATGCCTATTCGCTCGACCGGATGCTGGTGGGGCAGGGAAAAGAACAGCGTTATGGTTCGCAGGTAGCGGAAGGGGTGATGAAAAAAACTGGAAAGAAAATGAAATTCATCTGGCCGCTGGAAGAACCGGCCAGGGTGAACGAACGGCGCAAAACAGCCGGCATCGACGGGACCATCGAAGAATATGCCCGCCTCCATGGTTTTGAATACCAGGTAGTGAAACTGGGCGATTTCCGGATGGAGGAAGAATGA
- a CDS encoding M3 family oligoendopeptidase translates to MQSAHITAPPRRFLPKDFSVTSWETLLPYFEALQNREIGSAADMETWLTDLSELEAVISEDACWRQIRMTRDTANKEYEEAFTYFCMEIQPRLQPYADALNRKLLASPFRQQLDQQLYFTYLRNVEKAVKLFNEQNIPIQAELSVLAQQYGVISGKMTVEVNGQEFTLQQAAKFLESPDRRLREEVFTKTAARRLQDKETLNQLYTTLVTKRDQIAQNAGFANYRDYKFEELGRFEYTKEDCFQFHTAIKEHMLPLVRQALERQRAKLQLDVLRPWDTEAEPEGTKPLEPFKTGDEMISKSIACFTRLRPFFGECLQVMKEMGRLDLDSRKNKAPGGYNCPLAETGVPFIFMNAAGQMKDLTTMVHEGGHAIHSFLSHHLQLSAFKEYPMEIAEVASMSMELFSMDHWDIFFSNKEDLRRAKLQQLERTITIFPWIATIDKFQHWVYEHPQHTEAERTAAWLAIMDEFTPGNVDWSGHEAYRASNWQRQLHLFEVPFYYIEYGIAQLGAIAMWKQYKENPSQALDNYMKALSLGYTKTLRELYTAAGIRFDFSPAYVKELAGFVQEEIDKVIAEA, encoded by the coding sequence ATGCAAAGTGCTCATATAACCGCGCCGCCGAGGCGCTTCCTGCCCAAAGATTTCAGCGTAACTTCCTGGGAAACCTTACTGCCGTACTTCGAGGCCCTGCAGAACCGCGAGATCGGCAGCGCCGCCGACATGGAAACCTGGCTGACGGACCTCAGCGAACTGGAAGCGGTGATCAGCGAAGATGCCTGCTGGCGCCAGATCCGCATGACGCGCGACACGGCGAACAAGGAATACGAAGAGGCCTTCACCTATTTCTGCATGGAAATACAGCCCCGGCTGCAACCCTATGCGGATGCGCTCAACCGCAAGCTGCTGGCCTCGCCGTTCAGACAACAGCTCGATCAGCAGTTGTATTTCACCTACCTGAGGAATGTGGAAAAAGCGGTGAAACTCTTCAACGAGCAGAACATTCCCATCCAGGCGGAGCTCAGCGTGCTGGCGCAGCAGTATGGCGTAATCTCCGGTAAAATGACGGTGGAAGTGAACGGCCAGGAATTCACCCTGCAACAGGCCGCCAAGTTCCTCGAGAGTCCGGACAGGCGCCTGCGGGAGGAAGTGTTCACCAAAACGGCCGCACGCCGCCTGCAGGACAAAGAAACGCTCAACCAGCTGTACACCACGCTGGTGACGAAACGAGATCAGATCGCCCAAAATGCCGGCTTCGCCAACTACCGCGATTACAAATTCGAGGAGCTGGGCCGTTTTGAATACACGAAAGAAGATTGTTTCCAGTTCCATACCGCTATCAAGGAACACATGCTGCCGCTGGTGCGCCAGGCTTTGGAAAGGCAGCGCGCCAAACTGCAGCTCGATGTGCTCAGGCCCTGGGACACGGAAGCGGAGCCGGAAGGCACCAAACCGCTGGAGCCCTTTAAAACCGGCGATGAAATGATCAGCAAATCCATCGCCTGCTTTACCCGACTGCGCCCGTTTTTCGGAGAATGTTTGCAGGTGATGAAGGAGATGGGCCGCCTCGACCTCGACAGCCGTAAAAACAAAGCTCCCGGCGGATATAACTGTCCCCTCGCGGAAACCGGCGTGCCTTTCATTTTTATGAACGCGGCCGGCCAGATGAAAGACCTGACCACCATGGTGCACGAGGGCGGGCATGCCATCCATTCCTTCCTCAGTCACCACCTGCAGCTCAGCGCCTTTAAGGAATACCCGATGGAAATAGCCGAAGTGGCCAGCATGAGCATGGAATTATTCAGCATGGATCACTGGGACATTTTCTTCAGCAATAAGGAAGACCTGCGCCGCGCCAAACTGCAGCAGCTCGAACGCACCATCACCATCTTCCCATGGATAGCCACCATCGACAAATTTCAACATTGGGTGTACGAACATCCGCAGCATACCGAAGCGGAGCGTACGGCGGCCTGGCTGGCTATCATGGACGAGTTTACGCCGGGGAATGTGGACTGGAGCGGTCACGAAGCCTACCGGGCCAGCAACTGGCAGCGCCAGCTGCACCTGTTCGAAGTACCTTTTTATTACATCGAGTACGGCATCGCACAGCTCGGCGCCATCGCCATGTGGAAGCAATACAAGGAGAATCCCTCCCAGGCGCTCGACAATTACATGAAGGCGCTGAGCCTCGGTTACACCAAAACCCTGCGTGAGCTTTACACGGCAGCGGGTATCCGGTTCGACTTTTCTCCCGCGTACGTCAAAGAACTGGCAGGCTTTGTGCAGGAGGAAATAGACAAGGTGATTGCCGAAGCATAA
- a CDS encoding DUF5606 family protein translates to MQYREIVAVTGLGGLFQLLASKQDGAIVRSLEDKSTRFVSSRVHNFTPLESIEVFTTGDNVNLSAVFKAMQEKEAQFPLADGKADNNAIKAYFKNVFPEFDEDRVYVSDMKKMVKWYAILKTNDLLTFEEETEEVEAEDAETPAPAEEAKPKAKAKAKKEEAAAEEAPAAEKAAPKKKAAAKKAAADTEGAEGEEKKPKTTRKKKTEE, encoded by the coding sequence ATGCAGTACAGAGAAATTGTTGCAGTAACCGGTTTAGGCGGTTTATTCCAATTGCTGGCCAGCAAACAGGATGGCGCTATTGTAAGATCGCTGGAAGACAAAAGCACCCGCTTCGTGTCTTCACGGGTACATAATTTTACCCCATTGGAAAGCATTGAGGTTTTTACAACTGGCGATAATGTAAACCTGTCGGCGGTATTCAAAGCAATGCAGGAAAAAGAAGCCCAGTTCCCCCTCGCGGATGGAAAGGCAGACAATAACGCCATCAAGGCTTACTTCAAAAACGTGTTCCCCGAGTTCGACGAGGACCGTGTGTATGTAAGCGACATGAAAAAGATGGTGAAATGGTATGCCATCCTCAAAACCAACGATCTGTTGACTTTCGAGGAAGAAACCGAAGAAGTGGAAGCGGAAGATGCCGAAACGCCTGCACCGGCTGAAGAAGCAAAACCTAAAGCGAAAGCCAAGGCCAAGAAAGAAGAAGCTGCCGCTGAAGAAGCGCCTGCAGCCGAAAAAGCCGCTCCGAAAAAGAAAGCCGCCGCAAAAAAGGCCGCTGCCGACACCGAGGGCGCTGAAGGAGAGGAGAAAAAGCCTAAAACTACCCGTAAAAAGAAAACCGAAGAATAA
- a CDS encoding lamin tail domain-containing protein has product MHSIVWGLLLAALPLSAAGQRPSPHRFRVLIHEIFADPSPSAGLPEFEFIELRNVSGVPINLKGWLLKDSSQTMKLPEYWLQADSLVVISARPVFSPGIAGSGFPSLGNDGETIALYDPGGALVHAVAYHKSWYGAALKSAGGWSLEMKDPRWPCTGAENWTASTAPAGGTPGTANSVAGNIEPPPLPDILRISVPDSAQVVLHFSAGTDSASAASPSAYSLPGIASVTVPPPLFNTTVLYLSQPLEKGRLYSLQATGLRDCAGRDAGPGLPVAFALPLRADSGDIVLNEVLFDPPPDTPDFLEIHNPGNTARELYPLHLATRGADGQLKQAVPLTAGPRMLLPGGYLAFTEDAAALCRAYACKGEVLQLPALPPMPDDEGRLVLLYPDGTVVDAFDYRRSFHLNTLSSARGVSLERLNPYGPSQHAQNWHSAAATAGYATPGYANSQLQDGGTAAGVFAVQPARFSPDNDGHEDVAAISWQLPGPGFTGSITVFDALGREVRLLAGNLLLGSSGKVFWDGLNALKMPAPAGIYIIFIRIFNGAGVVKTWKSALVLIRT; this is encoded by the coding sequence ATGCATTCCATTGTTTGGGGCCTGCTCCTGGCCGCCCTGCCCTTGTCCGCTGCCGGTCAGCGGCCATCGCCGCACCGTTTCCGGGTGCTCATCCACGAAATTTTCGCCGATCCTTCGCCTTCCGCCGGTCTTCCGGAATTTGAGTTCATCGAATTGCGCAATGTGAGCGGCGTCCCGATAAACCTGAAGGGCTGGCTGCTGAAAGACAGCAGTCAGACCATGAAACTGCCGGAATACTGGCTGCAGGCAGACAGCCTGGTGGTGATTTCCGCCCGTCCCGTGTTTTCCCCGGGCATTGCCGGCAGCGGCTTTCCATCGCTGGGGAACGATGGCGAAACCATTGCCCTGTATGACCCGGGCGGAGCGCTGGTGCATGCCGTCGCTTATCATAAAAGCTGGTACGGCGCAGCCCTCAAAAGTGCCGGGGGCTGGAGCCTGGAAATGAAGGACCCGCGCTGGCCCTGCACCGGCGCCGAAAACTGGACGGCCTCCACGGCGCCAGCGGGCGGCACGCCGGGAACGGCGAATTCGGTGGCGGGCAACATCGAACCGCCGCCGCTGCCGGACATTCTTCGTATATCCGTGCCGGATAGCGCGCAGGTGGTGCTGCACTTCTCCGCCGGCACCGACAGCGCTTCGGCCGCATCCCCTTCAGCTTACAGCCTGCCCGGCATCGCATCCGTTACCGTGCCGCCGCCGCTCTTCAACACCACCGTATTGTACCTTTCGCAGCCGCTGGAAAAAGGGCGCCTGTATAGCCTGCAGGCCACGGGCCTCCGCGATTGCGCCGGCAGGGATGCCGGTCCCGGATTGCCGGTTGCGTTCGCGTTGCCGCTGCGGGCCGATAGCGGTGACATCGTGCTGAATGAAGTGCTGTTCGACCCGCCGCCGGATACCCCCGACTTCCTGGAAATCCACAACCCGGGCAATACGGCCCGGGAGCTGTATCCGTTGCACCTGGCCACCCGCGGGGCCGACGGGCAGCTGAAACAGGCCGTTCCGCTCACAGCTGGCCCGCGGATGCTCCTGCCCGGCGGATACCTGGCTTTTACGGAAGACGCCGCCGCGCTATGCCGGGCCTACGCCTGCAAAGGCGAGGTGCTGCAGCTACCGGCCCTGCCGCCGATGCCGGACGATGAAGGCCGCCTGGTGCTGCTGTACCCGGACGGGACCGTGGTGGATGCATTCGACTACCGCCGCTCTTTCCATTTGAACACCCTGTCTTCCGCCAGGGGCGTGTCGCTTGAACGGCTCAACCCCTACGGGCCGTCGCAGCACGCGCAGAACTGGCACTCGGCCGCGGCCACGGCGGGTTATGCTACACCGGGGTATGCCAATTCCCAGTTACAGGACGGCGGAACGGCTGCGGGGGTGTTTGCCGTGCAGCCCGCGCGCTTCAGTCCGGATAACGACGGGCACGAAGATGTGGCCGCCATCAGCTGGCAACTGCCGGGGCCCGGTTTTACGGGGTCGATTACGGTTTTTGACGCATTGGGGAGGGAAGTGAGGCTTCTGGCCGGTAATTTGCTGCTTGGAAGCAGCGGCAAAGTGTTCTGGGATGGCCTGAATGCCCTGAAAATGCCTGCGCCGGCCGGAATCTATATTATATTTATCCGGATTTTTAACGGAGCCGGGGTCGTAAAGACGTGGAAATCCGCGCTGGTATTGATCCGGACCTGA